tattttgcattctATTTTGACTAGCATTTCATTATAGAGTCATTAtgttttcaataatttaatcTTATAATTTAATCGATatgttttaagttttaaactttGGGCTACCCCTGAGTGTTACTTCAGAATTATACTTTTAAATACGAAAAGCATGTTTACAAAGTAGTAAATAAATGTTTCCATCCTGGAGAAGTCTTCTGAACTGGAAACCGATTAAAATGGAGGGCCTACGTCGAGCAGCCGATGGAATTCAACCCGCAGTGATTATTGACTTGACCACCCTCGATGACATGCAGCCCGTCATTAAGCACCTGGCCGATAGAAACAATGGAGTCTACGTGTGCCCCGTTTGCATCGAGTCTCCTGAGGAGCCGGTGACCACCATGTGTGGTCACATCTTTTGCAAGGAATGCCTGATCGCCGCCTTGGTTCCATTTCAGAACTGTCCCATGTGCAAGAAAAACGTTTCCAGTTTTGTTCGCTTATACATATAGccgtttattcaaattttgtttttaaagtttaaagttatgTTCAAGTTATGTATGTTTATTTCGTTCGGTCCAATCCTAgacaacaataaaattagCCGCACCAGCAGACGATTTATGCACTTAACATATCAAATCTTTAATGTGCTCATTATGAGTTTGTACAATTTTtaagtacatatttttattgcgTGTCAATGGCAAAAAGCACGTCATCAAACGCACGGAGCACAGAAACAGTTGGTCGAACGAACCTGTGCAGTCTTTCGCCTTTCTCGCACCGACACAGATGGATGTTGTATCTTTTGCGGGGCATGGcaatacttatatattttatcttttggTTAGCCATAATA
The genomic region above belongs to Drosophila takahashii strain IR98-3 E-12201 chromosome 2L, DtakHiC1v2, whole genome shotgun sequence and contains:
- the LOC108061276 gene encoding uncharacterized protein is translated as MFPSWRSLLNWKPIKMEGLRRAADGIQPAVIIDLTTLDDMQPVIKHLADRNNGVYVCPVCIESPEEPVTTMCGHIFCKECLIAALVPFQNCPMCKKNVSSFVRLYI